The Saccharomonospora glauca K62 genome has a segment encoding these proteins:
- a CDS encoding DUF445 domain-containing protein: MEQTRSTAVPLGPPGAFEREESKRRGLRRMKLVALSFLLGATVIFLLTTWAQAEGWPGWVGYVRAAAEAGMVGALADWFAVTALFRHPLGLKIPHTAIIPNKKNVLGNSLGEFVGTNFLAESVVRDKLRRVETSRRVGEWLAKPENAERVTAELATVVRGAVTVLRDEDVQAVMEQAVVKRVLDQQWGPPLGKLLQQVLTDGAHYRLVDLVVDRAYEWVRDNHETVLRVVSERAPSWSPRFVDAMLADKVYGEVLSFAWAVKTDVNHPMRLALDRFLVEFAGDLQKDPDTMARAEAVKQQLVEHPEVRKVIDSAWTTAKEMLLNAAEDPSSELRRRVSTGLASLGERLQSDPALAAKVDGWVEGSAAYVVTNYSREITTIITDTVERWDAEETSRKIELQVGRDLQFIRINGTVVGALAGLVIYTVAQVLF, translated from the coding sequence ATGGAGCAAACGAGGTCCACTGCCGTCCCCCTCGGCCCGCCGGGAGCCTTCGAGCGGGAGGAGAGCAAGCGGCGGGGCCTACGCCGGATGAAGCTGGTGGCGCTGAGCTTCCTGCTCGGTGCGACGGTGATCTTCCTGCTGACCACGTGGGCGCAGGCCGAGGGCTGGCCGGGCTGGGTCGGTTACGTCCGCGCCGCCGCCGAGGCGGGCATGGTCGGCGCGCTGGCCGACTGGTTCGCGGTCACCGCGCTGTTCCGGCATCCGTTGGGGCTGAAGATCCCGCACACCGCGATCATCCCGAACAAGAAGAACGTGCTCGGCAACAGCCTCGGCGAGTTCGTGGGGACGAACTTCCTCGCGGAGTCGGTGGTGCGCGACAAGCTGCGCCGGGTCGAGACGTCGAGGCGGGTCGGCGAGTGGTTGGCCAAACCCGAAAACGCGGAGCGGGTGACGGCGGAGCTGGCCACCGTCGTGCGCGGTGCCGTGACGGTGCTGCGGGACGAGGACGTGCAGGCCGTGATGGAGCAGGCGGTCGTCAAGCGTGTGCTCGATCAACAGTGGGGACCGCCCCTGGGCAAGTTGTTGCAGCAGGTGCTGACCGACGGCGCGCACTACCGGCTCGTGGATCTCGTCGTCGACCGGGCCTACGAGTGGGTGCGTGACAACCACGAGACCGTGCTGCGGGTGGTGTCGGAGCGGGCGCCGTCGTGGTCGCCGAGGTTCGTCGACGCGATGCTCGCCGACAAGGTCTACGGCGAGGTGTTGTCGTTCGCGTGGGCGGTCAAGACGGACGTCAACCATCCGATGCGACTGGCGTTGGACCGCTTCCTCGTCGAGTTCGCGGGCGACCTCCAGAAGGACCCGGACACGATGGCGCGCGCGGAGGCGGTCAAGCAGCAGTTGGTGGAGCACCCCGAGGTGCGCAAGGTGATCGACTCGGCGTGGACGACGGCGAAGGAGATGTTGCTCAACGCCGCCGAGGACCCGTCGAGCGAGCTGCGCAGGAGGGTGTCGACCGGGCTGGCGTCGTTGGGGGAGCGGTTGCAGTCCGACCCCGCGTTGGCGGCGAAGGTTGACGGCTGGGTGGAGGGTTCGGCGGCGTACGTCGTGACGAACTACTCCCGCGAGATCACCACGATCATCACCGACACGGTCGAACGGTGGGACGCCGAGGAGACCTCCCGCAAGATCGAGCTTCAGGTGGGGCGCGATCTGCAGTTCATCCGGATCAACGGCACCGTGGTGGGCGCGTTGGCCGGGTTGGTCATCTACACGGTGGCGCAGGTGTTGTTCTGA